A genomic stretch from Candidatus Zixiibacteriota bacterium includes:
- a CDS encoding DUF2089 domain-containing protein has product MVKEWQELTRLTGDEPIIVESVRITGKDIAIEGEFELPPLARLAPEDQVFVAAFVRSHGSIKQMEELFGVSYPTIKNRLNRISEQLSFVEIKPIASNAEVLEQLEHGDISVKEALERMKE; this is encoded by the coding sequence ATGGTTAAAGAATGGCAAGAGTTGACTCGACTTACGGGCGATGAGCCTATAATTGTTGAGAGCGTACGGATCACCGGGAAGGACATTGCCATTGAAGGTGAATTCGAGCTGCCACCCCTCGCCAGACTCGCTCCGGAAGACCAGGTGTTTGTGGCAGCCTTTGTACGAAGCCACGGGTCTATTAAGCAGATGGAGGAGCTGTTCGGTGTCAGCTATCCGACGATCAAGAACAGACTCAATCGGATATCTGAGCAACTCAGCTTTGTTGAGATCAAGCCTATCGCAAGCAATGCAGAAGTTCTCGAGCAGTTGGAGCATGGGGATATCTCAGTCAAAGAGGCTCTGGAAAGGATGAAGGAATGA